Proteins from a single region of Carassius gibelio isolate Cgi1373 ecotype wild population from Czech Republic chromosome A5, carGib1.2-hapl.c, whole genome shotgun sequence:
- the LOC127990924 gene encoding CAP-Gly domain-containing linker protein 1 isoform X2, producing the protein MSTAKPSGLKAPSKISRPSTAGLTKTSPSVGSVKPAQADKPSASVPDAGEQFKLGDRVWVNGNKPGVIHFLGETQFAPGQWAGVVLDEHIGKNDGSVSGVRYFQCDALQGIFTRPSKLSHTEGEADETMASPPSCAAPASELLRSRSESVSSLSESGSLRKGERELKINDRVLVTGSKTGVVRFLGETDFAKGEWCGVELDEPLGKNDGTVAGTRYFHCQAKYGLFAPVHKVTRIGFPSTSLAKAKSTAPKTASTPSGLKHSPSASSVSSISSLTSSAGGKPSRTGLLAETSAQYARKISGTTALQEALKEKQQHIEQLLAERDLERGEVAKATSHVGAVEQELSLLREGQEQYVLEAGAQMDQLRELVEAADREKMELLGQLEEEKRKVEDLQFRVEEACITKGDLEVATVSEKSRILELERDLASRDKEVAALRKSLEAVSGQDGVPALQEELCSLHTQLDAQGHRHQEELDSLHKMLAAREEEHRQSLSQLQSSSGRLSKDNEQLLSQLAKSKEENSNIVEEWRAKLASVEALHQQALEQLRASDTCELRKALANKHASQATGCTGEANDHQTQLQNERLVETLRTSLEKTEEQHLVEMEEVLGKLHSAELRVRELEDTGLKIGQQLREKTQEALEQETALQTLQSQHRDMQRLLSQIQQDKSQARSQEEKNLEKTSNDQVKSARTNQELLEELRNREDQVTSLCAELQEMKSHCAALQTNLNANQERILLLTEDKTKLEEDMVDMKSAGDSSALITQLNEELKQKERRLEELQKQLEEDRRSRAQVQAENEAESLEHSPGVQELQRELDGVQQELAVSRDEGLELKTRIQQLETSRETAGLRKECDDLHEQLKEMKNRESECEKQNAALQQSLHTQSALISEKHTEIESLRNQLDALKQQNWEYEEMLRSEQQKISRLTEDIEELKEAVTEKAQAVEALKHERKTLTLELDSRHKDLRKECDDLHKQLKEMKNRENTFTRESETEKDALQQSVRTQSALISEKHTEIESLRNQCDSLNSQLKKIKMRESTLTKETEKEKEALQLSVRTQKALILEKDTEIESLRNQIAGEMLKVHRSESSLLQERSSAEDQISGAGQDASDDSAVKTWKEAKETAERQVEFLNSVIVDLQRKNEELRSKLEKMAEAALDGNALIASEPVLKKKPAPRLFCDICDCFDLHESEDCPTQQQTPDAPHSRHGHASLQRPYCDICEAFGHWTDSCNDDQTF; encoded by the exons ATGAGCACAGCCAAACCCTCGGGACTGAAAGCACCCAGCAAAATCAGCAGGCCATCCACTGCTGGGCTCACGAAGACCTCTCCTTCTGTCG GTTCTGTTAAACCAGCTCAAGCTGACAAACCCTCAGCCTCGGTCCCGGATGCAGGAGAGCAGTTCAAGCTCGGCGATCGAGTCTGGGTGAATGGCAACAAGCCGGGCGTCATTCACTTCTTAGGAGAGACCCAGTTTGCTCCGGGCCAGTGGGCTGGAGTCGTGCTTGACGAGCATATTGGGAAGAACGATGGCTCGGTGTCAGGTGTGCGCTACTTCCAGTGTGACGCGCTTCAGGGTATCTTCACACGGCCCTCCAAGCTGTCCCACACAGAAGGTGAGGCGGACGAGACGATGGCTTCTCCTCCGTCCTGTGCTGCTCCAGCGTCTGAGCTGCTGCGCTCCAGGAGTGAGTCTGTGTCCAGCCTGTCCGAGTCCGGCTCGCTCCGGAAGGGAGAGCGCGAGCTGAAGATCAACGATCGAGTGCTG GTGACGGGCTCGAAAACTGGCGTGGTGCGTTTCTTGGGTGAAACAGATTTTGCCAAGGGAGAGTGGTGTGGAGTTGAGCTGGACGAGCCCTTGGGGAAGAACGATGGTACTGTGGCTGGAACCAG GTATTTCCATTGTCAGGCCAAGTATGGTCTGTTTGCTCCTGTGCACAAGGTGACCCGGATAGGTTTTCCCTCCACCAGCCTGGCCAAAGCAAAGAGCACTGCACCGAAGACAGCCAGCACACCGTCAGGCCTGAAACACAGCCCCAGCGCCTCCTCCGTCAGCTCCATCAGCTCCCTGACCTCCTCTGCTGGTGGCAAGCCCAGCCGAACAGGACTG CTGGCGGAGACGTCTGCGCAGTATGCGAGGAAGATCTCCGGCACCACAGCCCTGCAGGAGGCGCTGAAGGAGaagcagcagcacatcgagcagCTCCTGGCCGAGCGGGACCTGGAGAGAGGAGAGGTGGCCAAAGCCACCAGCCACGTGGGAGCGGTGGAGCAGGAGCTGAGCTTACTGAGAGAAGGCCAGGAGCAG TATGTTCTGGAGGCCGGAGCTCAGATGGACCAGCTGCGAGAGCTCGTGGAGGCTGCAGACCGAGAGAAGATGGAGCTGCTCGGTCagctggaggaggagaagag GAAGGTGGAGGACCTGCAGTTCCGGGTGGAGGAAGCCTGCATCACCAAAGGAGATCTGGAG GTGGCCACGGTCTCGGAGAAGTCCCGTATCctggagttggagcgggatcttGCCTCTCGGGACAAGGAGGTAGCAGCTCTCCGGAAGTCTCTGGAAGCGGTGTCAGGACAGGACGGTGTTCCTGCTCTCCAGGAGGAGCTGTGCTCCCTCCACACGCAGCTGGACGCTCAGGGCCACCGTCACCAGGAAGAGCTGGACTCACTGCACAAGATGCTCGCGGCTCGAGAAGAGGAACACCGTCAATCTCTGTCACAGCTCCAGTCATCCTCCGGACGCTTGTCGAAGGATAACGAGCAGCTTTTGAGTCAGCTGGCCAAATCTAAGGAGGAGAATTCAAATATCGTTGAGGAGTGGCGTGCTAAACTAGCGTCAGTCGAGGCCTTGCACCAGCAAGCCTTGGAGCAGCTCAGAGCCTCAGACACGTGTGAGCTGCGTAAAGCTCTGGCTAACAAGCATGCTTCTCAAGCCACGGGCTGCACAGGGGAAGCCAACGATCACCAGACACAGCTCCAGAACGAACGGCTGGTAGAGACACTGCGCACCAGTCTGGAGAAGACCGAGGAGCAGCACCTGGTGGAGATGGAGGAGGTGTTGGGGAAGCTTCACAGCGCTGAGCTCCGGGTCCGAGAGCTGGAGGACACGGGACTTAAGATCGGCCAGCAGCTGCGAGAGAAGACACAAGAAGCTCTGGAGCAAGAAACCGCTCTCCAGACGCTGCagtcacagcacagagacatgCAGAGGTTACTGAGCCAAATACAGCAGGACAAGAGCCAAGCCAGATCTCAGGAAGAAAAG AATCTTGAGAAGACGTCTAACGATCAAGTCAAATCTGCTCGGACTAATCAAG AGTTACTGGAGGAGCTCAGGAACAGAGAGGATCAGGTCACATCCCTCTGTGCTGAACTACAGGAGATGAAGAGCCACTGCGCCG CTTTACAGACAAATCTGAACGCAAACCAAGAAAGGATACTGCTGCTGACCGAAGACAAAACTAAACTTGAGGAGGACATGGTGGACATGAAATCAGCGGGAGACAGCTCTGCTCTAATAACACAGCTGAACGAGGAGCTCAAGCAGAAAGAGAG GAGACTAGAGGAGCTTCAGAAGCAGCTTGAGGAGGACAGACGCTCTCGAGCTCAAGTCCAGGCTGAGAATGAAGCTGAAAGCCTGGAGCACTCACCAGGAGTGCAGGAACTACAGCGTGAGCTTGATGGAGTGCAGCAGGAGCTCGCTGTGTCTCGGGACGAAGGCCTGGAGCTGAAGACACGGATCCAGCAGCTGGAGACCTCCAGAGAAACAGCTGGG CTCAGAAAGGAGTGTGACGATCTCCACgagcagctgaaggagatgaAGAACAG GGAAAGTGAATGTGAGAAGCAGAACGCCGCTCTCCAGCAGTCTCTCCACACACAGAGTGCCCTGATTTCAGAGAAGCACACAGAAATAGAGTCTCTGAGGAACCAG CTGGATGCTCTGAAGCAGCAGAACTGGGAGTATGAGGAGATGCTGAGATCTGAGCAGCAGAAGATCAGCCGCCTCACTGAAGACAT AGAGGAGCTGAAGGAAGCGGTCACAGAGAAAGCCCAGGCGGTGGAGGCTCTGAAACATGAGAGGAAGACGCTAACCCTGGAGCTAGACTCCAGACACAAAGAT CTCAGAAAGGAGTGTGACGATCTCCACAAGCAGCTGAAGGAGATGAAGAACAG AGAAAACACTTTCACGAGAGAATCAGAGACGGAGAAGGACGCTCTCCAGCAGTCTGTCCGAACACAGAGTGCCCTGATCTCAGAGAAGCACACAGAAATAGAGTCTCTGAGGAACCAG TGTGACAGCCTCAATAGTCAACTGAAGAAGATAAAAATGAG GGAGAGCACTTTAACAAAAGAAACAGAGAAGGAGAAGGAAGCTCTCCAGCTGTCTGTCCGAACACAGAAGGCCTTGATTCTAGAGAAGGACACAGAAATAGAGTCTCTGAGGAACCAG ATAGCAGGTGAGATGCTGAAGGTGCACAGGAGTGAGAGCTCTCTGCTTCAGGAGAGGAGTTCAGCTGAGGATCAGATCAGCGGCGCAGGACAGGACGCCTCAG ATGATTCTGCTGTAAAAACATGGAAGGAGGCAAAGGAGACTGCAGAGCGGCAG GTTGAGTTCCTGAACTCTGTGATCGTGGATCTGCAGCGGAAGAACGAGGAGCTCCGATCTAAACTGGAGAAGATGGCAGAAGCAGCGCTCGATGGGAACGCACTAAT TGCGTCCGAGCCGGTGCTGAAGAAGAAGCCCGCTCCGCGTCTCTTCTGTGACATCTGTGACTGCTTTGACCTGCACGAGTCCGAGGACTGTCCCACGCAGCAGCAGACGCCGGACGCTCCACACTCCCGCCACGGACACGCCAGCCTTCAGCGGCCCTACTGTGACATCTGTGAGGCCTTCGGACACTGGACAGACTCCTGCAATGATGACCAGACCTTCTAG
- the LOC127990924 gene encoding CAP-Gly domain-containing linker protein 1 isoform X7 produces the protein MSTAKPSGLKAPSKISRPSTAGLTKTSPSVGSVKPAQADKPSASVPDAGEQFKLGDRVWVNGNKPGVIHFLGETQFAPGQWAGVVLDEHIGKNDGSVSGVRYFQCDALQGIFTRPSKLSHTEGEADETMASPPSCAAPASELLRSRSESVSSLSESGSLRKGERELKINDRVLVTGSKTGVVRFLGETDFAKGEWCGVELDEPLGKNDGTVAGTRYFHCQAKYGLFAPVHKVTRIGFPSTSLAKAKSTAPKTASTPSGLKHSPSASSVSSISSLTSSAGGKPSRTGLLAETSAQYARKISGTTALQEALKEKQQHIEQLLAERDLERGEVAKATSHVGAVEQELSLLREGQEQYVLEAGAQMDQLRELVEAADREKMELLGQLEEEKRKVEDLQFRVEEACITKGDLETQTQLEHALVKELEQSLLFEKTKADNLQRQLEDSRVATVSEKSRILELERDLASRDKEVAALRKSLEAVSGQDGVPALQEELCSLHTQLDAQGHRHQEELDSLHKMLAAREEEHRQSLSQLQSSSGRLSKDNEQLLSQLAKSKEENSNIVEEWRAKLASVEALHQQALEQLRASDTCELRKALANKHASQATGCTGEANDHQTQLQNERLVETLRTSLEKTEEQHLVEMEEVLGKLHSAELRVRELEDTGLKIGQQLREKTQEALEQETALQTLQSQHRDMQRLLSQIQQDKSQARSQEEKNLEKTSNDQVKSARTNQELLEELRNREDQVTSLCAELQEMKSHCAALQTNLNANQERILLLTEDKTKLEEDMVDMKSAGDSSALITQLNEELKQKERRLEELQKQLEEDRRSRAQVQAENEAESLEHSPGVQELQRELDGVQQELAVSRDEGLELKTRIQQLETSRETAGLRKECDDLHEQLKEMKNRESECEKQNAALQQSLHTQSALISEKHTEIESLRNQIAGEMLKVHRSESSLLQERSSAEDQISGAGQDASDDSAVKTWKEAKETAERQVEFLNSVIVDLQRKNEELRSKLEKMAEAALDGNALIASEPVLKKKPAPRLFCDICDCFDLHESEDCPTQQQTPDAPHSRHGHASLQRPYCDICEAFGHWTDSCNDDQTF, from the exons ATGAGCACAGCCAAACCCTCGGGACTGAAAGCACCCAGCAAAATCAGCAGGCCATCCACTGCTGGGCTCACGAAGACCTCTCCTTCTGTCG GTTCTGTTAAACCAGCTCAAGCTGACAAACCCTCAGCCTCGGTCCCGGATGCAGGAGAGCAGTTCAAGCTCGGCGATCGAGTCTGGGTGAATGGCAACAAGCCGGGCGTCATTCACTTCTTAGGAGAGACCCAGTTTGCTCCGGGCCAGTGGGCTGGAGTCGTGCTTGACGAGCATATTGGGAAGAACGATGGCTCGGTGTCAGGTGTGCGCTACTTCCAGTGTGACGCGCTTCAGGGTATCTTCACACGGCCCTCCAAGCTGTCCCACACAGAAGGTGAGGCGGACGAGACGATGGCTTCTCCTCCGTCCTGTGCTGCTCCAGCGTCTGAGCTGCTGCGCTCCAGGAGTGAGTCTGTGTCCAGCCTGTCCGAGTCCGGCTCGCTCCGGAAGGGAGAGCGCGAGCTGAAGATCAACGATCGAGTGCTG GTGACGGGCTCGAAAACTGGCGTGGTGCGTTTCTTGGGTGAAACAGATTTTGCCAAGGGAGAGTGGTGTGGAGTTGAGCTGGACGAGCCCTTGGGGAAGAACGATGGTACTGTGGCTGGAACCAG GTATTTCCATTGTCAGGCCAAGTATGGTCTGTTTGCTCCTGTGCACAAGGTGACCCGGATAGGTTTTCCCTCCACCAGCCTGGCCAAAGCAAAGAGCACTGCACCGAAGACAGCCAGCACACCGTCAGGCCTGAAACACAGCCCCAGCGCCTCCTCCGTCAGCTCCATCAGCTCCCTGACCTCCTCTGCTGGTGGCAAGCCCAGCCGAACAGGACTG CTGGCGGAGACGTCTGCGCAGTATGCGAGGAAGATCTCCGGCACCACAGCCCTGCAGGAGGCGCTGAAGGAGaagcagcagcacatcgagcagCTCCTGGCCGAGCGGGACCTGGAGAGAGGAGAGGTGGCCAAAGCCACCAGCCACGTGGGAGCGGTGGAGCAGGAGCTGAGCTTACTGAGAGAAGGCCAGGAGCAG TATGTTCTGGAGGCCGGAGCTCAGATGGACCAGCTGCGAGAGCTCGTGGAGGCTGCAGACCGAGAGAAGATGGAGCTGCTCGGTCagctggaggaggagaagag GAAGGTGGAGGACCTGCAGTTCCGGGTGGAGGAAGCCTGCATCACCAAAGGAGATCTGGAG ACGCAGACACAGCTGGAGCATGCCCTTGTGAAGGAGCTCGAACAGAGTCTTCTCTTTGAAAAGACCAAAGCTGACAATCTGCAGAGGCAGTTAGAGGACTCCCGG GTGGCCACGGTCTCGGAGAAGTCCCGTATCctggagttggagcgggatcttGCCTCTCGGGACAAGGAGGTAGCAGCTCTCCGGAAGTCTCTGGAAGCGGTGTCAGGACAGGACGGTGTTCCTGCTCTCCAGGAGGAGCTGTGCTCCCTCCACACGCAGCTGGACGCTCAGGGCCACCGTCACCAGGAAGAGCTGGACTCACTGCACAAGATGCTCGCGGCTCGAGAAGAGGAACACCGTCAATCTCTGTCACAGCTCCAGTCATCCTCCGGACGCTTGTCGAAGGATAACGAGCAGCTTTTGAGTCAGCTGGCCAAATCTAAGGAGGAGAATTCAAATATCGTTGAGGAGTGGCGTGCTAAACTAGCGTCAGTCGAGGCCTTGCACCAGCAAGCCTTGGAGCAGCTCAGAGCCTCAGACACGTGTGAGCTGCGTAAAGCTCTGGCTAACAAGCATGCTTCTCAAGCCACGGGCTGCACAGGGGAAGCCAACGATCACCAGACACAGCTCCAGAACGAACGGCTGGTAGAGACACTGCGCACCAGTCTGGAGAAGACCGAGGAGCAGCACCTGGTGGAGATGGAGGAGGTGTTGGGGAAGCTTCACAGCGCTGAGCTCCGGGTCCGAGAGCTGGAGGACACGGGACTTAAGATCGGCCAGCAGCTGCGAGAGAAGACACAAGAAGCTCTGGAGCAAGAAACCGCTCTCCAGACGCTGCagtcacagcacagagacatgCAGAGGTTACTGAGCCAAATACAGCAGGACAAGAGCCAAGCCAGATCTCAGGAAGAAAAG AATCTTGAGAAGACGTCTAACGATCAAGTCAAATCTGCTCGGACTAATCAAG AGTTACTGGAGGAGCTCAGGAACAGAGAGGATCAGGTCACATCCCTCTGTGCTGAACTACAGGAGATGAAGAGCCACTGCGCCG CTTTACAGACAAATCTGAACGCAAACCAAGAAAGGATACTGCTGCTGACCGAAGACAAAACTAAACTTGAGGAGGACATGGTGGACATGAAATCAGCGGGAGACAGCTCTGCTCTAATAACACAGCTGAACGAGGAGCTCAAGCAGAAAGAGAG GAGACTAGAGGAGCTTCAGAAGCAGCTTGAGGAGGACAGACGCTCTCGAGCTCAAGTCCAGGCTGAGAATGAAGCTGAAAGCCTGGAGCACTCACCAGGAGTGCAGGAACTACAGCGTGAGCTTGATGGAGTGCAGCAGGAGCTCGCTGTGTCTCGGGACGAAGGCCTGGAGCTGAAGACACGGATCCAGCAGCTGGAGACCTCCAGAGAAACAGCTGGG CTCAGAAAGGAGTGTGACGATCTCCACgagcagctgaaggagatgaAGAACAG GGAAAGTGAATGTGAGAAGCAGAACGCCGCTCTCCAGCAGTCTCTCCACACACAGAGTGCCCTGATTTCAGAGAAGCACACAGAAATAGAGTCTCTGAGGAACCAG ATAGCAGGTGAGATGCTGAAGGTGCACAGGAGTGAGAGCTCTCTGCTTCAGGAGAGGAGTTCAGCTGAGGATCAGATCAGCGGCGCAGGACAGGACGCCTCAG ATGATTCTGCTGTAAAAACATGGAAGGAGGCAAAGGAGACTGCAGAGCGGCAG GTTGAGTTCCTGAACTCTGTGATCGTGGATCTGCAGCGGAAGAACGAGGAGCTCCGATCTAAACTGGAGAAGATGGCAGAAGCAGCGCTCGATGGGAACGCACTAAT TGCGTCCGAGCCGGTGCTGAAGAAGAAGCCCGCTCCGCGTCTCTTCTGTGACATCTGTGACTGCTTTGACCTGCACGAGTCCGAGGACTGTCCCACGCAGCAGCAGACGCCGGACGCTCCACACTCCCGCCACGGACACGCCAGCCTTCAGCGGCCCTACTGTGACATCTGTGAGGCCTTCGGACACTGGACAGACTCCTGCAATGATGACCAGACCTTCTAG
- the LOC127990924 gene encoding CAP-Gly domain-containing linker protein 1 isoform X4 — MSTAKPSGLKAPSKISRPSTAGLTKTSPSVGSVKPAQADKPSASVPDAGEQFKLGDRVWVNGNKPGVIHFLGETQFAPGQWAGVVLDEHIGKNDGSVSGVRYFQCDALQGIFTRPSKLSHTEGEADETMASPPSCAAPASELLRSRSESVSSLSESGSLRKGERELKINDRVLVTGSKTGVVRFLGETDFAKGEWCGVELDEPLGKNDGTVAGTRYFHCQAKYGLFAPVHKVTRIGFPSTSLAKAKSTAPKTASTPSGLKHSPSASSVSSISSLTSSAGGKPSRTGLLAETSAQYARKISGTTALQEALKEKQQHIEQLLAERDLERGEVAKATSHVGAVEQELSLLREGQEQYVLEAGAQMDQLRELVEAADREKMELLGQLEEEKRKVEDLQFRVEEACITKGDLETQTQLEHALVKELEQSLLFEKTKADNLQRQLEDSRVATVSEKSRILELERDLASRDKEVAALRKSLEAVSGQDGVPALQEELCSLHTQLDAQGHRHQEELDSLHKMLAAREEEHRQSLSQLQSSSGRLSKDNEQLLSQLAKSKEENSNIVEEWRAKLASVEALHQQALEQLRASDTCELRKALANKHASQATGCTGEANDHQTQLQNERLVETLRTSLEKTEEQHLVEMEEVLGKLHSAELRVRELEDTGLKIGQQLREKTQEALEQETALQTLQSQHRDMQRLLSQIQQDKSQARSQEEKNLEKTSNDQVKSARTNQELLEELRNREDQVTSLCAELQEMKSHCAALQTNLNANQERILLLTEDKTKLEEDMVDMKSAGDSSALITQLNEELKQKERRLEELQKQLEEDRRSRAQVQAENEAESLEHSPGVQELQRELDGVQQELAVSRDEGLELKTRIQQLETSRETAGLRKECDDLHEQLKEMKNRENTFTRESETEKDALQQSVRTQSALISEKHTEIESLRNQCDSLNSQLKKIKMRESTLTKETEKEKEALQLSVRTQKALILEKDTEIESLRNQIAGEMLKVHRSESSLLQERSSAEDQISGAGQDASDDSAVKTWKEAKETAERQVEFLNSVIVDLQRKNEELRSKLEKMAEAALDGNALIASEPVLKKKPAPRLFCDICDCFDLHESEDCPTQQQTPDAPHSRHGHASLQRPYCDICEAFGHWTDSCNDDQTF; from the exons ATGAGCACAGCCAAACCCTCGGGACTGAAAGCACCCAGCAAAATCAGCAGGCCATCCACTGCTGGGCTCACGAAGACCTCTCCTTCTGTCG GTTCTGTTAAACCAGCTCAAGCTGACAAACCCTCAGCCTCGGTCCCGGATGCAGGAGAGCAGTTCAAGCTCGGCGATCGAGTCTGGGTGAATGGCAACAAGCCGGGCGTCATTCACTTCTTAGGAGAGACCCAGTTTGCTCCGGGCCAGTGGGCTGGAGTCGTGCTTGACGAGCATATTGGGAAGAACGATGGCTCGGTGTCAGGTGTGCGCTACTTCCAGTGTGACGCGCTTCAGGGTATCTTCACACGGCCCTCCAAGCTGTCCCACACAGAAGGTGAGGCGGACGAGACGATGGCTTCTCCTCCGTCCTGTGCTGCTCCAGCGTCTGAGCTGCTGCGCTCCAGGAGTGAGTCTGTGTCCAGCCTGTCCGAGTCCGGCTCGCTCCGGAAGGGAGAGCGCGAGCTGAAGATCAACGATCGAGTGCTG GTGACGGGCTCGAAAACTGGCGTGGTGCGTTTCTTGGGTGAAACAGATTTTGCCAAGGGAGAGTGGTGTGGAGTTGAGCTGGACGAGCCCTTGGGGAAGAACGATGGTACTGTGGCTGGAACCAG GTATTTCCATTGTCAGGCCAAGTATGGTCTGTTTGCTCCTGTGCACAAGGTGACCCGGATAGGTTTTCCCTCCACCAGCCTGGCCAAAGCAAAGAGCACTGCACCGAAGACAGCCAGCACACCGTCAGGCCTGAAACACAGCCCCAGCGCCTCCTCCGTCAGCTCCATCAGCTCCCTGACCTCCTCTGCTGGTGGCAAGCCCAGCCGAACAGGACTG CTGGCGGAGACGTCTGCGCAGTATGCGAGGAAGATCTCCGGCACCACAGCCCTGCAGGAGGCGCTGAAGGAGaagcagcagcacatcgagcagCTCCTGGCCGAGCGGGACCTGGAGAGAGGAGAGGTGGCCAAAGCCACCAGCCACGTGGGAGCGGTGGAGCAGGAGCTGAGCTTACTGAGAGAAGGCCAGGAGCAG TATGTTCTGGAGGCCGGAGCTCAGATGGACCAGCTGCGAGAGCTCGTGGAGGCTGCAGACCGAGAGAAGATGGAGCTGCTCGGTCagctggaggaggagaagag GAAGGTGGAGGACCTGCAGTTCCGGGTGGAGGAAGCCTGCATCACCAAAGGAGATCTGGAG ACGCAGACACAGCTGGAGCATGCCCTTGTGAAGGAGCTCGAACAGAGTCTTCTCTTTGAAAAGACCAAAGCTGACAATCTGCAGAGGCAGTTAGAGGACTCCCGG GTGGCCACGGTCTCGGAGAAGTCCCGTATCctggagttggagcgggatcttGCCTCTCGGGACAAGGAGGTAGCAGCTCTCCGGAAGTCTCTGGAAGCGGTGTCAGGACAGGACGGTGTTCCTGCTCTCCAGGAGGAGCTGTGCTCCCTCCACACGCAGCTGGACGCTCAGGGCCACCGTCACCAGGAAGAGCTGGACTCACTGCACAAGATGCTCGCGGCTCGAGAAGAGGAACACCGTCAATCTCTGTCACAGCTCCAGTCATCCTCCGGACGCTTGTCGAAGGATAACGAGCAGCTTTTGAGTCAGCTGGCCAAATCTAAGGAGGAGAATTCAAATATCGTTGAGGAGTGGCGTGCTAAACTAGCGTCAGTCGAGGCCTTGCACCAGCAAGCCTTGGAGCAGCTCAGAGCCTCAGACACGTGTGAGCTGCGTAAAGCTCTGGCTAACAAGCATGCTTCTCAAGCCACGGGCTGCACAGGGGAAGCCAACGATCACCAGACACAGCTCCAGAACGAACGGCTGGTAGAGACACTGCGCACCAGTCTGGAGAAGACCGAGGAGCAGCACCTGGTGGAGATGGAGGAGGTGTTGGGGAAGCTTCACAGCGCTGAGCTCCGGGTCCGAGAGCTGGAGGACACGGGACTTAAGATCGGCCAGCAGCTGCGAGAGAAGACACAAGAAGCTCTGGAGCAAGAAACCGCTCTCCAGACGCTGCagtcacagcacagagacatgCAGAGGTTACTGAGCCAAATACAGCAGGACAAGAGCCAAGCCAGATCTCAGGAAGAAAAG AATCTTGAGAAGACGTCTAACGATCAAGTCAAATCTGCTCGGACTAATCAAG AGTTACTGGAGGAGCTCAGGAACAGAGAGGATCAGGTCACATCCCTCTGTGCTGAACTACAGGAGATGAAGAGCCACTGCGCCG CTTTACAGACAAATCTGAACGCAAACCAAGAAAGGATACTGCTGCTGACCGAAGACAAAACTAAACTTGAGGAGGACATGGTGGACATGAAATCAGCGGGAGACAGCTCTGCTCTAATAACACAGCTGAACGAGGAGCTCAAGCAGAAAGAGAG GAGACTAGAGGAGCTTCAGAAGCAGCTTGAGGAGGACAGACGCTCTCGAGCTCAAGTCCAGGCTGAGAATGAAGCTGAAAGCCTGGAGCACTCACCAGGAGTGCAGGAACTACAGCGTGAGCTTGATGGAGTGCAGCAGGAGCTCGCTGTGTCTCGGGACGAAGGCCTGGAGCTGAAGACACGGATCCAGCAGCTGGAGACCTCCAGAGAAACAGCTGGG CTCAGAAAGGAGTGTGACGATCTCCACgagcagctgaaggagatgaAGAACAG AGAAAACACTTTCACGAGAGAATCAGAGACGGAGAAGGACGCTCTCCAGCAGTCTGTCCGAACACAGAGTGCCCTGATCTCAGAGAAGCACACAGAAATAGAGTCTCTGAGGAACCAG TGTGACAGCCTCAATAGTCAACTGAAGAAGATAAAAATGAG GGAGAGCACTTTAACAAAAGAAACAGAGAAGGAGAAGGAAGCTCTCCAGCTGTCTGTCCGAACACAGAAGGCCTTGATTCTAGAGAAGGACACAGAAATAGAGTCTCTGAGGAACCAG ATAGCAGGTGAGATGCTGAAGGTGCACAGGAGTGAGAGCTCTCTGCTTCAGGAGAGGAGTTCAGCTGAGGATCAGATCAGCGGCGCAGGACAGGACGCCTCAG ATGATTCTGCTGTAAAAACATGGAAGGAGGCAAAGGAGACTGCAGAGCGGCAG GTTGAGTTCCTGAACTCTGTGATCGTGGATCTGCAGCGGAAGAACGAGGAGCTCCGATCTAAACTGGAGAAGATGGCAGAAGCAGCGCTCGATGGGAACGCACTAAT TGCGTCCGAGCCGGTGCTGAAGAAGAAGCCCGCTCCGCGTCTCTTCTGTGACATCTGTGACTGCTTTGACCTGCACGAGTCCGAGGACTGTCCCACGCAGCAGCAGACGCCGGACGCTCCACACTCCCGCCACGGACACGCCAGCCTTCAGCGGCCCTACTGTGACATCTGTGAGGCCTTCGGACACTGGACAGACTCCTGCAATGATGACCAGACCTTCTAG